A stretch of the Plodia interpunctella isolate USDA-ARS_2022_Savannah chromosome Z, ilPloInte3.2, whole genome shotgun sequence genome encodes the following:
- the LOC128683379 gene encoding uncharacterized protein LOC128683379, translating into MAVFNTVVYLLLVSVVALGAGKHKKPKQKKFTMTSTKGLQCYNCLSFDHPGCWDPEHPDYSNITVPNIDCYIPGMAFLCIVITSESAKLVETGQEIGPVRARTCVPAKDFAKKTVSYSMCSKLSKELSASEIFSRIAVARPHCQVCKKHLCIDASRC; encoded by the exons ATGGCCGTCTTCAACACTGTGGTTTACTTGCTGCTCGTCTCTGTCGTTGCGttag GCGCGGGCAAGCACAAGAAGCCGAAGCAGAAGAAGTTCACGATGACGAGTACCAAGGGGCTGCAGTGCTACAACTGTCTCTCCTTCGACCACCCCGGCTGCTGGGACCCCGAGCACCCCGACTACTCCAACATCACG GTGCCCAACATCGACTGCTACATCCCGGGCATGGCTTTCCTCTGCATAGTCATCACGTCGGAGTCCGCTAAGTTGG TGGAGACGGGCCAGGAGATCGGGCCGGTGCGCGCGCGCACTTGCGTCCCCGCCAAGGACTTCGCCAAGAAGACGGTGTCGTACAGCATGTGCAGCAAGCTGAGCAAGGAGCTGTCGGCCTCGGAGATCTTCTCGCGCATCGCGGTGGCGCGCCCGCACTGCCAGGTGTGCAAGAAGCACCTGTGCATCGACGCCTCCCGCTGCTAG